AGGAAACCGTAGCTGACTGAATCTGTTTAATTGACTGAGCAACATTGGCTCGCGATGCTAATAGAATTTTTTTGTGCTGTAATTCGTTATACGTTTCTTGCAGTTCAACTAATTTCTCTTTAAGGATTTGGGTTTGTCCTTGAATGGCATCAAATTGTTGCTGATAGAGGCTAAGCTGATTTTCATGAATTAACTTTTCTTGCACAGCCAATTTAGCAATTGTTTCTTCCCCTGGTCAAGAGCAAGCTTCGCTTGACGGGTTCTTTTATCGACTAAATTTTTTGTTTCCTGAATTAGCGCTGCTTGTTTATTTTCTACAAAAATCTGACGAGCAAGTGCTTTCTGACCTTTGGCCATTTCTTGCTCCATTTCTCTACTATATTCATTCAGCATTGCAATTGGATCTTCCACTCCATCTAGAAGTCCATTAATATCAGCCTTTGCGATTGTTTTTATTCTTTTAAAAATACCCATTTTATTCATTCTCCTTTTTAGTTGTTATATTTTTTTCCCATTGATCCAATAGGCTTGCATTTTGGTTCATGATTGGTCTAGTTGTACTCAAAATGGATGTATCGATAAACTGCTGCATAGATGAAGCCTTTGCTTTTCTTCTTAGCCATTTTACTAAGAGAACCAAAACAGCCATCCCGATCATGAGGAATAATAGGGATCCGATCCAGGAAAATCCGCCATGATGAGGTCCTGACATAACTTGGTGGGCTTCAAAGCCTCCTCGTCCTCCCATTTCTCCTCGACCCCCATGTCCATGTGGTCCGGCTGCTAGGGTAGTAACTCCCCAAACAGAAAGTAGATTCCCAAAACCATTGGCGTGATGATCGCACCCCAGAAAATCGTTTTCTTAGATTTAGAATTCATTCTTTTTTCCTCCTTTCGTTCTCGATGAATATAGATTAATAGAGGTTGGTGAAAACTTGGTGAAAGGAAGAAGCTTTTTGAAAAAATTAATAGAAACAATTAATAATATTTACTGCTCTAGGGATAAAGCGAAAATAACTAGTAATTCCTAATTATGTTAAAATAAAGATAACAATTGATTAGGGAGGTCAGTCATGAAAAGAAATAAGTTAGTTGTTGTAGGTGTAGGCCATGTTGGCTCTTATGTTCTTGCAGATGCCATGAAATTAGGGCTTTTCGCGGAAATTGTAGTCATTGATACCGATAAGGATGTTGCCTATGGCGAAGCTCTTGACCAAGAACATGCAACTGCTCTTACATATATGTCTAATACAACGGTTCGTGCGGGGGATTATTCCGAATGTGCGAATGCAGATGTAATTATCTGTGCGGCTGGTCCTAGCGTAATAAAAAGTGATGAAGATACGATGCCGGACAGGGTCCAATTAGCTGTTGTTAATTCAAAGGTCATTCGTGAAGTGATGACTGGAATTACGAAATATACGAAAGACGCCATCATTATTTTCATAACAAATCCGTTAGATACGATGGTGTACATAGCAGAAAATGAATTTGGTTATCCGAAGGGACGCATATTCGGAACCGGAACAATGCTTGATTCTGCACGTCTGCGAAAAATCATTGCTACTAATTATGACATCGACCCAAAAAGTGTAACAGGCTATATGATGGGCGAACACGGACATACCGCTTTCCCCGTATTAAGCCGCTTAAATGTACAAGGGTTTGGTGAGAAAGAATTAGACCAAGTTCTTCAAGGTAAAGAACCATTAAGTCGGGATGGTATTAAAAAACAAGTTGTACAAGCAGCATTTGATGTGTTGAATGGGAAAGGTTGGACAAATGCAGGTGTTGCCCAAGCTGCTGTTACACTAGCAAAGGCTGTTATGCTGGATGAGCGCAGTGTTTATCCAGTGTCGACAACATTACACGGACAATATGGATACGATGGGGATGTTGCTTTAAGTATTCCATGTGTCATCGGGAGAAATGGTGTAGAAAAACAATTAGAAATTGCTCTCGATGCCCAAGAACTTGAATGGCTTCATCAATCCGCGGAATATATTAAAGAAACGATGAAAGTGGCTAAGACAAGTAGCATTTGATCATCTACCACTCTAGTTTGATGGTTACAACTTTTATTTCTTTGTAGGCGAACAGGTTTTGTCCTGTTCGTCTGTTTTAATTAATTCTTCAAGCATAACGTGTATCACCATGTAACGAAAAAAGAGTTCCAAACCCCTTAATAAGGAAGCTGGAACTCATAATTTTATAATTTATAAATCAGAAACAATGAGATAAGTTAAACGAATAGGTCCATGTACACCCCATACTTTGTTTAACTCAATGTCAGAGGAACTACTTGAGCCACAAATAAAGTTAATGGCTGCAGGGTTTATTCCTTGTTTTGATAGTTCATGTAGTTTTTGCATTCCTTGTGTTAAACGAGGAACAATGGTACTTTGCGGCACAATACAAACATAATTTAAAGGCAGGAAGTTTGATGATCTTCCTCTTCCTAACTTATCAATGACCGTGTAAGAAGCTGTTTCAGCAATTGAAAGATCACTAATACACACGCCATAAGACGCATTCAAAGCCTTATCGATATTTTCACGGCCCTTTTCATCCGTCCAAACATAGGCGTCTTTTAGCGCATCTTCAAGACCCCATTGGGCAAAACGCTCATCGTTCCAAGCGATAATTGGTCCTGTTCCATGTTCAACTAGTTTCTCAGCAATCGTTTTTGCAAGATCTTTTTTCTCGATAATTAAGGAATCTATCTTACCGCCCGATCCAGCTTTGTTAACTTGAGCATTCTTATGGAATTCTTCCGCTAATTGAGCTTGAGTAAAGCCTTTATAAATTTCAAGTTGAGGTTTGCTTGATAATTCAGGATGGACAACTTCTTTCGGCATTGGGCGACCAAGTATGTTTGAAAGGTTAGAAATAAATGATTCTCTATTTAAAATTTGTCCTTGTACCATTATTTATCTCCTCCTTTACTTCTAGCTTCATACCAATCTCTGAAACGTGTTTTTTCCAATGCAGGCAAGTCACGTTTGTCTGTCCAACCTTTAAGAATACTAACACCCTTTTTAATTTTTCCATCTTCCATCAATGGTTTTGTCATGAATGGCGCAACACTTGTTCCTAGCTTGTACATCCAAGGACGGCTTAGAACCATACCTGCTCCAGACATACTCGCACCCCAGAACGCTGAAACCTTCTTTTCTTCAGCTAATACACGTTTGTGCTCATGAATTAATGAGTGCAACGGGATATTAGATGGACAAACTTCTGTACATTCCCCACAAAGTGAGCACATATATGGAAGTTCTTTGAAATCACCATAACCGGCAAGTAGTGGCGTTAACACAACACCAAGTGGTCCAGAATAGATTGCATTATAAGAGTGGCCACCAACTTGACGATATACAGGACAAGCATTTAAACAGGCAGCGCAGCGCATACATTGTAATACTTCTTTGAATTGAGACTGCAATACTTTCGAACGTCCATTATCAACGATTACCACATGAAATTCTTTTGCACCGTCCGCAGCGCCTTCTTCAGTAATCCCGTTTACAAATGTCGTATAACTTGTATTTTTTGCCCCTACTGCACTTCTAGCCAATAAGCTAATACAGATATCTGCATCTTCATAAGTGGCACAAATACGTTCCATCCCCATAACAGCTACCTGTAATTCAGGTGCAGATGTACAAAGGTCGATATTTCCTTCATTACTGATTAATGAAATCGCTCCAGATTCAGCAATAGCAAAGTTACATCCGTAAATTCCCATATCAGCCGTTACATACTCATTACGTAGTGAAGCACGAGCAAATGCCGCTAGGTCTTCCGGAATATCGTTGCCACTATATCCATTCTTGGCAAAAACATCACGAATTTGGGTTTTGTTTAAATGTAAAGATGGCACGACCATATGTGAAGGTGGATTCCAGTCATCTAATTGCAAAATGTATTCAGCTAAGTCCGTTTCTTTTACATCTACACCAGCATCCATCATTGCATGGTTCAGTCCAATTTCCTCTGTCACCATCGATTTAGCTTTTACAACTTTTTTAACACCTCTTTCAATTGCTAGATTCGTAACATACTGAGAGGCTTCCTTCGCATCCTTGGCAAAAAATACGTTACCTCCATTTTTGATAACGTTTTCAGAAAACTGATTTAAATAGAAATCTAAGTTTTCAAGAACGTGGGCACGAACTTCTCCTGATAGTTTTTGCCACTCAGCGAAATTACCATCTCCCAATTGTGATAGCACGTTCGTTCTATTTTTACTAATTAAATCTTGAGCTTTTACCATTGCCGCACGCATGAAATCATCGTTTAGATTCTTTTCAAGATTTTTCTCAAAAGTTTGCTCATTAATCTTAATTCCCATTTTGGCTCCCCCTCACTATTTAGAATTTAGCACTTCAGCAATATGCATTACTTTGATATTGGATCCAAGTCTACTTAAACGTCCACCAATATTCATTAGACAAGCGAAATCTGCGCCTATCAAATAATCAGGGTTCGCTTCCATGATATACCTTGCTTTTTCATCAGCAACTTCAGCTGAAATGTCCCCCATTTTAACAGAGAAGGTACCACCAAACCCGCAACATTTGTGCGAATTGTGGAAATCTACTAATTCTAGGCCTTCTACTTTCGAAAGAAGTTTTATAGGTTGTTCTTTTACTTTTAAAAATCTGGATGTATGGCAGTTGTGATGGTAAACAGCCTTTCCTGGAAGTTTCGCAGAAAAATCGTCTACATTAATCACTTCAATTAGGAATTGTGATAATTCGTATGTTTTTGCGGCAACTTTTTCCGCTCTTGCTTTCCATTCTTTATCATCAGCTAGAATATGTGGATATTCTTTTACAAAATAAACACAAGAACCTGATGGTGAAACAATCGCATCAGCATGTTCAAATGTTTCGATAAAGTGCTTGATTGTGTTTTTCGTTTTCTCTACGTATCCAGTGTTGTACGTAGGTTGACCGCAACATGTTTGTTGCTTAGGATAATCGATTTCATGCCCCAGACCCTCAAGTAATTCAACTGTTGCTTTACCGACATTCATTGCCATAAAATCGACAATACAGGTTGTAAATAATGTTACTTTCATTTAAAAATCTCCCCCTGATTTAGTAACTATCTCCGCTATTATACAAAAATAATAAATTTCCTGTATCAGAATTCTACAAAGTTCATAATATCTACCTTTCTATGCGATATATTTAAAAAATGATGCGATTAAGAATTAGAAAAACTAATGAAAGATCACTTTGTGCACTGATTTTTTAATAGTCAATATCGTTATTAAATAGAACAAAGAAGTCCTGAAACTATTTCAATAGTTTCAGGACTTCTTTGTATATGTAGTTGGTGGATGACACTTCTTGATTCTATTATCAAAACATAATGGGAGTATACTATTTTCCACCACAGGACGAGTACCGCAAGAAATGAAAAAAGAGGCTTCTCAAAAGTTCGCTGAACTCATGAGAAGCCTCCGTTAATTTCATCTATGTTAGCAAAATGTAAGTATTTCACTCTTACCTTACTCAAAAACAAAGGCTTTGAGGGGCTACATCATGCCGTCCTGAGTTTAGAGTGTGTAATATCGTTAACGAGAGGTGCAAAAATTGCGGTAAATCAATGTCTTGGATATTACTGGTTGTAACATCTTTAACGTCGATTTACTGTTTTATCGAATTGCGTTAGCAAAATGTTAGCGTGTTAGTTTGTTTATACAATTAAAGTTCATACAATTTTATTATAAAGATCAAATAACACTTTGGGTAATTTTGGGTTTTTTGAAAGTTTTCCAAAACTGAAATATTCTTGGACATACTGTAAATCTTCTTTTTCACAAGCTAATGCAAAACATAAATAAAAAATTGAAATTCCACTCGTGACCGATTCCCATCGTTTCTCATGCATTGACAACCACTTTTCTCCAAGAGTTTTAATAATTTCTTTTCTTGATTCTAAGGATTCCTTCAATTTTTCGATCGTATCAATTCCAAAGAAACTTAGTTGATTAATTCTTTTTGCAATATATCTCTCATCATATTCAACGGTAATTGCCTTAGTTATAATCATAAAATGTTGCTCGATTTCATAAACTATTTTATCTTCCTGCAGAAATTCCTTTAATGATATATTATCTATAAATAAATTTAAATTTTGGGATTTAATTTGTTCTTTAACTTCAATTGTATACTTTTTTATTTCTTCTTTTATTCTTATGAATTCGATATCTGCTAATTCCAATAAACCTGCTATCCTAGAGAACTTTCTTCTCATATCAACAGGAATTTCTATAGCACTCTTATATCCAATATCATGTTCAATTTCTGCCCACGCATGTTGCAAAATAGATCTTATTTGAATTTCAAAATTAATTTCATTAAACCTTGAATACTCAGGTAGGGATGCTCTTGGCTCTGTTAATTTAATAATATAATGGAGTGATGAGTACCCAAAAGAGTCGAAATTTTTATTCCTTTTATCACATGAGTTATTTTTGTCTACATGAAACTGAGATTTAACAATATTAGCAATTGTATCAACATCATCTTCAAAATATGTTATAACTCTTAGACCCAGAATATCAGTAATTTTATCTAAACCCGTATATTTATCTTCTTTACTATCAATTTTCTTAGATAAACTATTCCTGTCTTTTACCCTTGATTCAATACCATGAATAGTAATCCCGTTTTCCTTAATCAAGGAAAATATTAAATCTCTCAATTTTTTCTCGTATTCCAAGTATATTATTTTCTTTTGGTCATATTCTTTTAAAATTACTTCTTTCAAAACTCTTCCCCTCACCGAACTTAACCCTTTTCACTTTACCTTGGTGCGTAACAATCTTTGTCTCTCCGTGAACAGGTAGTTCGGTGAGTCTGGCCTTCCGTTACACACAACAACAGCAATATTTCCATTTTGCACCATTATATCAATCTCTAACTTCATTATGCTATGATTATTATCTATTTCTATTAACCTTATTGGAACTTCCCAAATGCTCCTTCAATTTATTTTTATAGATTATTCATTACCTCAACTCCTTAATCAAATAAAAAGGACACCAAATGCAGGTATAATACCGTTCATTCAGTATCCTACAGCGGGCTAGTAGAATTACTATTTAATTAATTCATTCTTAAATGGAACGTACAAAAAATTTTCATTTATCCAAATTTTAATAACATAAAAAAAACCACTCCCTTATTTTTTAGGAAGTGGTTTTTGCTATTGATATCAATTATTTACCATAAATTCTTCTCAAAACGGGGAGAAAACAGCTTTCTCAAATGTTTGGCTCAGGAGCCTTACATCATGCCGCCCGTGAGTTTTGAGTGTGTAATATCGTTAACGAGAGGGTCAAAAAGTGCGGTAAATCGACGTTTTGGATATTATTGACTGTAACATCTTTAACGGGGATTTACCGTTTTTTATGGGATTGCGTTAGCAAAATGTTAGCAATTTAAATCAGAAATCGTCACCATTGTTCACACACTCAACTTTCGTGGAGTGCTGACGGTAGTAATAATATAAAAAATGAGATGTAGTGGTGCATCTTTTTAATTTCTAAATAATCATATAATTAACGCAATCAATTCTATTTGCATATGAATGAACTTTCACCTATTTATTAATATTAGATATATGCCCTATCTAATTCAACGTAATCTATAAATTCTTTACCATCTAATAAATAGGCTATATTACTTTGTACTAGAATATTTGTACTGCTGCTCTCTGAAATCATACCGTCACCGAGGTCTCCTTTTTCATATGTTGGATCGACTGTTTCGATACTAAAGCTAGCGTCAATTTCAATATCAAAGGATATTAGCATTGCATTTTCTTCAATGTCTAGAGAAACTT
The DNA window shown above is from Bacillus sp. T3 and carries:
- a CDS encoding L-lactate dehydrogenase; this translates as MKRNKLVVVGVGHVGSYVLADAMKLGLFAEIVVIDTDKDVAYGEALDQEHATALTYMSNTTVRAGDYSECANADVIICAAGPSVIKSDEDTMPDRVQLAVVNSKVIREVMTGITKYTKDAIIIFITNPLDTMVYIAENEFGYPKGRIFGTGTMLDSARLRKIIATNYDIDPKSVTGYMMGEHGHTAFPVLSRLNVQGFGEKELDQVLQGKEPLSRDGIKKQVVQAAFDVLNGKGWTNAGVAQAAVTLAKAVMLDERSVYPVSTTLHGQYGYDGDVALSIPCVIGRNGVEKQLEIALDAQELEWLHQSAEYIKETMKVAKTSSI
- a CDS encoding lactate utilization protein C yields the protein MVQGQILNRESFISNLSNILGRPMPKEVVHPELSSKPQLEIYKGFTQAQLAEEFHKNAQVNKAGSGGKIDSLIIEKKDLAKTIAEKLVEHGTGPIIAWNDERFAQWGLEDALKDAYVWTDEKGRENIDKALNASYGVCISDLSIAETASYTVIDKLGRGRSSNFLPLNYVCIVPQSTIVPRLTQGMQKLHELSKQGINPAAINFICGSSSSSDIELNKVWGVHGPIRLTYLIVSDL
- a CDS encoding LutB/LldF family L-lactate oxidation iron-sulfur protein, with translation MGIKINEQTFEKNLEKNLNDDFMRAAMVKAQDLISKNRTNVLSQLGDGNFAEWQKLSGEVRAHVLENLDFYLNQFSENVIKNGGNVFFAKDAKEASQYVTNLAIERGVKKVVKAKSMVTEEIGLNHAMMDAGVDVKETDLAEYILQLDDWNPPSHMVVPSLHLNKTQIRDVFAKNGYSGNDIPEDLAAFARASLRNEYVTADMGIYGCNFAIAESGAISLISNEGNIDLCTSAPELQVAVMGMERICATYEDADICISLLARSAVGAKNTSYTTFVNGITEEGAADGAKEFHVVIVDNGRSKVLQSQFKEVLQCMRCAACLNACPVYRQVGGHSYNAIYSGPLGVVLTPLLAGYGDFKELPYMCSLCGECTEVCPSNIPLHSLIHEHKRVLAEEKKVSAFWGASMSGAGMVLSRPWMYKLGTSVAPFMTKPLMEDGKIKKGVSILKGWTDKRDLPALEKTRFRDWYEARSKGGDK
- a CDS encoding (Fe-S)-binding protein, translating into MKVTLFTTCIVDFMAMNVGKATVELLEGLGHEIDYPKQQTCCGQPTYNTGYVEKTKNTIKHFIETFEHADAIVSPSGSCVYFVKEYPHILADDKEWKARAEKVAAKTYELSQFLIEVINVDDFSAKLPGKAVYHHNCHTSRFLKVKEQPIKLLSKVEGLELVDFHNSHKCCGFGGTFSVKMGDISAEVADEKARYIMEANPDYLIGADFACLMNIGGRLSRLGSNIKVMHIAEVLNSK